The DNA window GTCAAGACATTGACGACCGGCGTGCCGCTGGATGAAGTCTGGAAGAAGGGGGAAGGCAGCCTGATGTACAAGTTCTTCAGCCGGTGCCAGCACGTGGCTCTGGCGATCGCGCCCAGGCTGTTCGGGTTTCAGTGGATTATGGTCTGCAAGGCGGGGTAGGGTCCGCCTTGGCGGACGCGAGACGTTTGCCCGTTCTTGAACAGTTGACGGTCAAACCGTCAGCACCCGCAGGCTCGACTCCGCGAACGCCGTACGCAGTTCCTTCACGTCCTGCGCTGAGAGCCCCTTCAATACACTCGTCGGCTTCTTCGACCCGCTCATGAAGTGCTTCAACGCCGCCACGAACAGTTCCGGCTGTTCTTCGGCGTCGACCTCCACCGTCTGGGGGAAAATCGCGTCCAAGGCGGCGACGCCTTCGTCGGTGATCTCGGTCAGCTCTTCCACCCAGCGCAGTACCTTGTCCGTCGGCGTTTCATCGGGGAACCGCTGCGCGACCAGCGCGAGCAGATCGGCACGGGTCGGCGCGTTCATCAGAAGTGCCAGGAAGAACCGGTGGTCGGGCTCGGTGATGGTGCCGCGCATGCGCTTGATCGATTCCCGCCGGGCCTCCTCCGACAGGGTCGCCGCGACGCCGGTTGCCAGTTTGCCGTGGCGTTCCTGAAACGCCGCCAGCGCGGCGTCCCATTGATCCAGGTACTGAAGGTGTCCCATGCCGTGTCGCAGCATGTGGAACCCTCGCTCGAAATCCAGGTCGGCGATCATGTCCATCATGACGCCGGCGTAGCTTTCGTTTCCGGTTTGCTCGAGCACGTCGAGCAGTTGCCGCCGGCGAAGCGAGAGCATGTCGGTCGAATGGGGATCCATCGCGATGTGTGGCGGCAGGTAATTGAGCTGCGGCCCCGTGCCCGGATCGTGCTGAGTCCGCACGACGACCGAGATCGACGGCGTATCCAGGTGGAACAGTGAATGGATGTCCTGTGAGCCCGAAACAATGGGCACGGTACGACCTGTTTCCAGAAGCTCGATATGCTTCATTCGCACGTTGCCGACGCGCAGGTAGGGCGTCACCGTCTGCGCGTTGTCAAACTCGTACTGGGCGTGAATGCTCGAACCGTGCATGACGTGGAACGCGCCGGAAAACTCGTGCTGGTGGATCGCGGTCGTTCCGTCGAGCCAGAACAACACCTGGATGTAGAAGCGAGGGTGGCTGAAAGCAATGAGTTCCGGCTGGCCGAAGTCCGAATCCGTCTGGGCAGGCTGTTCGTCGTCGAAAAGAAACTGACGCATGAACGCCCCAAGGTCGACGTGCTCCGCCGGCGGCCGTTCGTCCAGTGCGAGGCACGCGATATCGGGGAACTTCGCGAGCGAGAAGTTCTCGCACTTCCATCGCTCCAGAATGATGCCGCCGAGCTGCTTGAAGAACGCGTCCATGAAGGCACTCTATAGGAGCGGCCTTCAATTCGCGCCTTCGCATCACAGGTTTCCAACCCCGCCAGACGGCTAAAGCACTATGCCGTGATGCGCGGTTTGTGACAAACGAAAAAGGCCGCCCAGCGTTTCGCGAGCGACCCTGGCCACATTGCTGCGGCGTGTGTTTCGTGGGGACCTGAGGTCCGCCCGATTTTCTTTGATTAGTACACGACCGCGGTCGCGTCTTCGATCGCTTCGATGACCTGCCGCACATGGAACGGCTTGCGGAGGAACCCGTCGAAGCCGCCGGCGAGCAGGCCCTTGGCCTCGTCGTCGGTCATCTTTCCGCTCATCGCGATCATCTTCGTGAGCTGCAGGTCGGAGTTGCCCTTGACGTGCTTGGCGACCATCGGGGCGTCGACGCCTTTAAGGTGCATGTCCAGCAGGATGACGTGCGGACGGAACTTCTCGGCCATCACGCCGGCGTCGAAGCCGCTCTTGGCGACTTCCACTTCGTACTTGGCTTCGTCTTCGAGGATCTTTTCGAGCACTTCGACGATGTCAGCTTCTTCGTCGACGATCATCACGCGCATCTGGCCGGTCATCAGGCCGTTCAGCGGCATGCCGTGCTGCTTCATGAAGCGAATGAGCTGCGTGAGCGGAATGCGGCGGTCCTTGCTGCCCGGAATTCGGTAGCCGGTAAGCGCGCCAGAGTCGAACCACTTGGAGACCGTGCGCGGGGCGACGTTGCAGATCTTGGCAACTTCGCCGGTGGTCAGGACGTCTTTGACTTTGGTTGTGGCGTGCATGGCATTCTCTCCGAGCATCCGACGTCATGGCCGTTCGATCTGGTCTCGAGCGGCGGCCACGCGCAAATGAGCCCTTTGGCGACCGGCGACCTTTCGAGTCGCCGAGGTACCGACGCGTATCGGAACCCTGATCAGCCCTCCACGACGAACCCCGCCGGGCTACTGCAGGTGATATCGGCGTAGTGGATAAGAGCTTTAGGAGGCGTGAGACATCGGTAGGGGCCGATGGGATGGTGGGGAGATTGCGGGCCGGATTACCGGACGTGCCGGCATTTTGTTACAGATTTCGAGGTGCCGAGCCGGGATCAGCGGCCGCCGGGCTTGCTGTAGTTGGGATAAATCGGACTGGGGGCCGCCGGAACCGCGACCGTTCCGCGGGCCAGTTCCGCGTTGTTTTCGTCGAACAGCACGAACTGCACGATCGACGGTGTGGGTTGCGCCACACCGGCCGGCACGACCATTTCCACCTGCATCGTCGGCGTGGGGCTGTAACCGTAGGTCTGCACCGAATAGCTCGACTCGCTCGATCCTGCCGAAACCCATGTGCCGACGCAAAGTGCCCCGTCGGGGTTGCTGTAGCCGTAGGATTGGCTTCGGACCGAGTAACCCAGCGAATCGACGAAGTAGCCGACCACCAGAACTCGCGAACGCGAGCCGGGGCCGACGCTCGCCTTCAGAACGTACTGGGGTGTACCGTCACGACTGACGCGTTGGACGGACAGGTTTCGCATGACAACCGGCTGGGGAGAACCCATGGCCGGTGCCGGCGGGACGAATGCTGCGAGTGGCCTCGGCGGTAAAGAGGCCGATGGTGCTACCTCCGACGTCATCACCGCGGCCTGCGGCGCCGCAGGCTGAACATTGGTCTTACTGACACGACCGATCGCATAGAAGATCCCCAACACCACAATGATCGCCAGCAGGCAGCCGCAACCGGCGTTGCTCTTTTTCTTTGGCGGAGGCACCGGACGTGCGGCGGGCGGATAGCCTGCGGCGGTATAACCGCCTGCAGGATAGTTCTGTGGGAGATACTGCGGTGGGGGTGGGGCGATGGTCGGCGGCGTCTTGGGGACACCCGGCGGTGGAAGCTGCGGCGGCCCGCGACCGGCCGGCCCTGCCGACGGCGGAAGCTGCTGCATCTGCGGCAGATCCAGCCCGCACCGCGAGCAGAACCGCGCAGCCGAGCCGCGCGGCTTTGCGCCGCACCGCGGACATGCTGCCAGTCCCTGCTGTGCCATGACTCGCTCCCTGAACCAGTACCCCGCGAATGGTAGACCGGGTGATCTCCTGCTGCCAGCACAAAGCGAAGGTTGTCCTTCCGTTCCGGCACCGGCGGCGGTGACGCCCACGCGCCCGGCAGACGCGAGTCCGACCTTCTGCTTACCCTCGCCGATCCCGACGCCCCTTACATCGTGGTAACGAAACTTAGCGCAGGAGCTCGTCAAATTGAAGCGCCAGGCTCATACAATCCTCACGCGATGGCCAAGAGAACCTCCAAGAAGAAGAGCGATTTTCCACTGCTCGACCACATCGAAAAGCAGATGGAAAAGCTCCGTGAGAACGTCGCCGACGCGATTGAAAAGTTTGACGAAGAAGCAATCCACGATGCCCGCGTTGCCACCCGGCGGCTGAAAGCGGCACTGGAACTGACGTCGGCCGTTCTCAGCAAACGTCATCGCAAACCGCTGGACAGCGGACTGCGTAAGATTCGGCGACGGCTCGGGCCGCTTCGCGACGCCGACGTGATGATTCATCACCTGACCGCGTTGACCGGTGATCGCCGTCACGGCCAGGCGGCCGCATGGCTGATCGGCCGGCTCGAACAGGCACGCGAAGGCCTGCGCGAGGAATCCCGCCAGGGCCCTTCGGTCGAAAAGCTGCTTCGGCGGACCGAGGCGTGGCCGATGGTCCGCGGCGAGATCATCGAGGCCCGCGAAGGCGTCGACGGACTGCTCGCCGAGTCGTTGCACGCGCAGGTGGATGCGTTCGCCACCCAGGCCGCCCAGCTGGTCCGCGAGTACGCCTCGGGGTCGCGGGTGGCGGCAGGCGATCGTGACGACGCGTCGAACCACGCGAACCGGCAGAACCCGCACGACGTCCGCATTGCCGCCAAGGCGCTGCGGTACACGCTCGAGATGGCCCAGGCCGAGGGCCGATCGCCGGGCGCGCGCGTCATGACATCGTTCAAGCGCATGCAGGAATTACTCGGCACATGGCACGACTTTGTCGTGCTCGCCGATTACGCGCTGAAGGAAGTCGTCGCCTCGGAGCTGATGCACCACGAGGTCGCGACCAGCGATCGCGTGATCGAGCTGGCCAAGT is part of the Humisphaera borealis genome and encodes:
- a CDS encoding response regulator, whose protein sequence is MHATTKVKDVLTTGEVAKICNVAPRTVSKWFDSGALTGYRIPGSKDRRIPLTQLIRFMKQHGMPLNGLMTGQMRVMIVDEEADIVEVLEKILEDEAKYEVEVAKSGFDAGVMAEKFRPHVILLDMHLKGVDAPMVAKHVKGNSDLQLTKMIAMSGKMTDDEAKGLLAGGFDGFLRKPFHVRQVIEAIEDATAVVY
- a CDS encoding CHAD domain-containing protein, which encodes MAKRTSKKKSDFPLLDHIEKQMEKLRENVADAIEKFDEEAIHDARVATRRLKAALELTSAVLSKRHRKPLDSGLRKIRRRLGPLRDADVMIHHLTALTGDRRHGQAAAWLIGRLEQAREGLREESRQGPSVEKLLRRTEAWPMVRGEIIEAREGVDGLLAESLHAQVDAFATQAAQLVREYASGSRVAAGDRDDASNHANRQNPHDVRIAAKALRYTLEMAQAEGRSPGARVMTSFKRMQELLGTWHDFVVLADYALKEVVASELMHHEVATSDRVIELAKFAVKRSAQELSAFCRLWEQKGEPIAVRIRAVFELMRTVPGPESPQSESPLPESPQSEKSMPAHPGVWRRRSSTESDEAAESSNDVTVGGDDSSRPGDDLRESRTDLDPSGTGSSEVPAAGPTASRRAV